The following nucleotide sequence is from Alkalihalobacillus sp. LMS39.
CAATGACTTTGGTACAGATGTTCGGAAAAAATTTAATAATAATATTAAATTAAAGGCGTTTATCGCTGTAGGTAAAACTAGGGCCCAAATCGAGTTTGTTAAACCAAGACCTGTGACTACCATATAAGTTGGAACTAAACCGCCATTAAAAATCATCGTAATGATAAAGAACCAAACATAAATTTTCCGACCTTTAAATTCATGGTCATATTTTGCAAGTGCATAAGCTGCACATAACAGTGCTCCCATTGATATTACTGTTCCAATTACAACACGAAGGATAGAAATCAAAAACGAACGAATAAAATTATCATTCCCAATTGTTCGTTGATACGCATCGAGTGTAAAATCGATCGGCCAAAATGTAACGATGTTTGCTGCTGCTGCTCCACTTCCACTTAGTGATACCGCTAAAATGTGCACAAGAGGTAAAATACAAAGTAGAGCCATTAGGATGAGAAAGCTATAATTAAAAAATGTGAAAACCATATAGCTTTTCGTTTTATAGACACGCATTTCGTCTCCTCCTTCCTAGAAAATTCTCCAGTTTGCGTATTTATAGGCAAAGCGATAGCCAATAATGATGAGAACTAAGCTGATAAGGGATTTAAACAATCCAACAGCTGTACCATAACTAAAGTCACCACTTACTAACGAAACCCGATAAACATACGTATCAATAATGTCTCCCGTTTGATAGACGAGTGGATTGTACAGATTAAAAATTTGGTCAAAGCCTGCATTCAATACATTTCCGAGTGATAATGTACCAACTACAATAATAATTGGTAGCATAGCTGGAATTGTAATATAAAGAGTTTGCTTCCAACGGTTCGCGCCATCAACAACTGCTGCCTCATATAAACTAGGATTTACAGCCGTAATTGCTGCTAGAAATACAATTGTATTAAACCCGGTTTCTTTCCATAAATCACTTATAATCACAGTAGTTCGAAACCAGTCATTGCTCCCTAAGAAAAAAATCGGATCAATACCGAAAAATCCAATGACTTGATTGACCAGCCCTCCATCCGGAGAAAGTAAATCTAGTAAAATCCCGCCTAATATAACCCATGATAAAAAATACGGCAAATATATAATCGTTTGAACCGTTCGTTTAATGACCATCTTGTACATCTCATTTAATAGTAAGGCTACAGTAATGGGAACTATTAACCCAAAAATAATCTTTAAAACCGAAATGACAATCGTATTCCAGATTACTTGTCTTGCATAATCGTATTCAAACATCGTACGAAAGTGTTCAAGTCCGACCCATTGTGAACCGGTAATACCTAACCACGGTTTAAAATCTTGAAATGCCATAATAATCCCAAACATTGGGCCGTATTGAAAAATAAGCCCTAAGACTAATGCAGGTATTACTAGTACATGAAGCTGCCATGTTCTTTTCAAATCCCATTTTTGTTTTTTCTTTTTTATTTTTAATTGCTTGGTAACGCTATTAGTCCGATTGTGGACGACTTGCTGACTCTCCATGCCTTCCCCTCCAATCCATAAACAAAATACCTAGTTAAGAAAAACGCGGAGCGTCTTTTTTTTCAAGCGAAGTGTGGAGCCTTCGCTCTTCTTGAAATAGCTTTCAAAGCTTCACTGCTACACCAAAATTTTTATGCTTTCTTAGCTTTTAAAGAAAGCGCGAATGTATAAATCGGAATATTCCGAAAATAATTCGCGCCTTTTTAGTTTACATATCCTTCGATTAGTTTCGAACGGAGTCATACCACTCGTTTACTTCTTGTGTGATGGTTTCTCCACCAGAAGCTAGCCATTCCTCAACAAATTTATCAAATGCACTTATTGGCTTATTTCCATAAATAATATCAACAAATGTTTCATCTTCTAATCTTTCCAAATGCTCTGATCTAGAGCTCATTGTATCTGTCGGTGGTCCAGAAAATTCGTTTACAATTCGAATATCATTTTGCTTATTTACGATGGCGGCCGCTTCAATATAATCAGGGTGACGTCCAGCCAAGTTCGCTTCATACCCATTGACAGGGTCTCTACCGGTTTCATAAAACTCTTCTAATAGCCCATACATTTCATATGGAATAGTCGGGATATTAGTTGGCAAGAAATATCGGCCTGGATCAACATGGTCTTCACCTGTTATTTCTTCAAATTCAGCAATATTATAGATCGGCTCACTATCTTTCATTACATAATCGTATCCTTCAAACAATCCATAAGGGAAATGGTCGGATTCTCCTAATGGATAACCTAATATCGTATCCCAATATTCAAAGAATTTATCAAAATGGTCAAACTCACTGTTAAACAAGAAAGACCCTACTATTAAACCTTCGCCACGGCGTCCTGCATCACCATTAGGTCCTGTTACATGTGGAAATGGTTTGACAACTGCATCCGGAATTACTTGTTCAATCTCACCAATTGGATAGCCATGTGCCCATGGTGGTGCTGCCATAATTCCAGATCTACCTGAAATAAAGCTTTCTTGTGCATCGCCTGCACTTAAAATGGCAAAATCTGTTGCTAAGTACCCCTTTTCATACCATTCATTAATTTTAGCAAGTCCATCTTTCACATTAGGTTGGATTGAGCCATATACAAGAGAACCATCTTCTCCTTGGCTCCAGTTCCCAGGGACATAATCTCCAAATGCACCGAATACCCAAGCTGAATCTGCAATATTTCCTCCACGGAATCCTTGATCTCCGGCAGCAAAAGTAATCCCTATTGTATCATCTCTTCCTGTTTCGTTCGGGTCTTCATGAACGAATACTTCCATAATATGTTCTAATTCCTCTAGTGTTTCAGGAGCTTCTAAGTCAAATTTATCTAGCCAATCTTGGCGAATCCAAAGGAGTGTATCTGATCCATTACCTCC
It contains:
- a CDS encoding carbohydrate ABC transporter permease; protein product: MRVYKTKSYMVFTFFNYSFLILMALLCILPLVHILAVSLSGSGAAAANIVTFWPIDFTLDAYQRTIGNDNFIRSFLISILRVVIGTVISMGALLCAAYALAKYDHEFKGRKIYVWFFIITMIFNGGLVPTYMVVTGLGLTNSIWALVLPTAINAFNLILLLNFFRTSVPKSLEESATIDGANHFQIFLKIYLPIAVPAIATVSLFTMVFHWNSWFDGLIYNNDARNYPLQTFLQTIIVQQDFSQITDAETLRNLSQRTVQSAQIFIAALPMLIVYPFIQKYFVKGIVLGAEKE
- a CDS encoding sugar ABC transporter permease produces the protein MESQQVVHNRTNSVTKQLKIKKKKQKWDLKRTWQLHVLVIPALVLGLIFQYGPMFGIIMAFQDFKPWLGITGSQWVGLEHFRTMFEYDYARQVIWNTIVISVLKIIFGLIVPITVALLLNEMYKMVIKRTVQTIIYLPYFLSWVILGGILLDLLSPDGGLVNQVIGFFGIDPIFFLGSNDWFRTTVIISDLWKETGFNTIVFLAAITAVNPSLYEAAVVDGANRWKQTLYITIPAMLPIIIVVGTLSLGNVLNAGFDQIFNLYNPLVYQTGDIIDTYVYRVSLVSGDFSYGTAVGLFKSLISLVLIIIGYRFAYKYANWRIF
- a CDS encoding extracellular solute-binding protein gives rise to the protein MKKSLSLLLLSLVLSVAILAACSNEEADSEQLSEDEGPVTITTARVLDDGTVFKDGENVHDNVVTRWAEEELGIKFLTEWTQPNDEQFNTQLRLMMSSREKLPDVFLVSNNSIKADLIESGLVRSIDDVIEEHATPRVKELFERFPEAFYPSTNENGEIFGVPRYSGGNGSDTLLWIRQDWLDKFDLEAPETLEELEHIMEVFVHEDPNETGRDDTIGITFAAGDQGFRGGNIADSAWVFGAFGDYVPGNWSQGEDGSLVYGSIQPNVKDGLAKINEWYEKGYLATDFAILSAGDAQESFISGRSGIMAAPPWAHGYPIGEIEQVIPDAVVKPFPHVTGPNGDAGRRGEGLIVGSFLFNSEFDHFDKFFEYWDTILGYPLGESDHFPYGLFEGYDYVMKDSEPIYNIAEFEEITGEDHVDPGRYFLPTNIPTIPYEMYGLLEEFYETGRDPVNGYEANLAGRHPDYIEAAAIVNKQNDIRIVNEFSGPPTDTMSSRSEHLERLEDETFVDIIYGNKPISAFDKFVEEWLASGGETITQEVNEWYDSVRN